Below is a window of Streptomyces sp. WMMB303 DNA.
CGGACAGCCACCTGCTGGAGTACGCGCCGATGTCCAACACCATGGAGACGCACATGAACGCGCTCCGCGATCTGATGGACCGGCGCGCACCCTCCTCCGACGTCACCCCGCAGCAGTTGCGCGACCGGAGCTGGTGGACCGGCCCGCAGATCTTCATCGTGGTCGATGACTACGAACTGGTCGCCACCTCCAGCGGCAATCCGATGGCCGCCCTCACCGAGCACCTGCCCTTCTCCCGGGACGTCGGAGTCCGGTTCATCATCGCCCGCAGCGCCGCAGGCGCCTCCCGGTCGATGTTCGAGTCGTTCATGACCCGCATCAAGGAACTGGGCGCCCAGGGCGTCCTGCTCTCCGGCGATCCGAGCGAGGGCGACCTCCTGGGCAATGTCCGCCCCCGCCCGATGCCCCCCGGCCGCGGCTTCTTCGTCTCCCGCAAGCGGGGTACGCCGCTGGTGCAGCTGGGCTGGCTGCCGGACGAGACGTGAGCGCGCCCCCGCCTGTGGGACGCGGCTGACGGGCTGACGGGAAAGCGCTGTTGGCGGGCTCCGGCACACGTACGCTGGAGCCCGCACGCACGCCCCGAAGGGAGAGCCACAGGTGGGGACTCAGCAGGAGAAGGACGAGCTGTACGCGATGGACATCTCCGACGCCGTCTGGGAGAGCGCCCCGGGCAGTCCGGAGGAAGAGCGCGTGGAGATCGCCCACCTGGCCGGCGGCGCCGTCGCCATGCGCAACTCGAAAGAGCCGGACGTGGTACTGCGCTACACGGCAGCGGAGTGGGAGGCGTTCGTGCTGGGCGCTCGGGACGGGGAGTTCGATCTGGAGCCGGGTGGGCGCGAGGGCGGGGGGACGACGGGGGCTTAGCGGGCGAAGGCTCGCGGTGCGCGTCAGAAGGCAGACAGCGCCGGTCAGCTCGTCTCCGCGCAATACGGAGACGAGCCGACCGCAACCGTCAGTGCCCAACTTTCCCGCGGGGTCTGCTGCATTCGGAGCGCGTCATCTCACCGTCTCTCGTCGAGATATAAGTGGCAACAGTGACCCGCTGGAGGTGAGCACGATGTTCACCGGGTTGACATGACGATGCAGAAGGTGGGCGCCTCCCGCACGCGCCCACCTTCTGCTCGTTCAACAGCCCGGGTTCCGCTGAGACGGTTACCCGCGGCTGTTGAACTGGTCGAACATCGCCGCTGCTCGCTTGTCACCTGCGAGGTAGGTGCCACTGGCCTGACGGACTTCAGCCGCGATCGCCAGGAGTCGGTTCTGGATGTCGTCGGCCTTCTGGTCCCAGCCGTGCTGAGCCTGCTGGTAGGCCCGCTGTCCCTCGCCTTCCCAGATCTCGGAGACGGAGCGAACCTTCTGCTGCACCCGTTCCATGTCGGCGCGAAGCTGTTTCGCTTCCTTCATGATGGCCTCGGCGGCGGCGTCCAGACTGCTGTATGTGACCTTGAGGTGATCGCCGTTGTTGTACCCCATGTGATTCCCCTACATCTCGGCTCGCGGCCTGAAAGGAGCACGGCCGTGCTGCCGCGCTGCGCTGCTTGTATTACCTGGGCTCGCTTCTGAACGGACGTCGCGGCGCGACCGTCACATCTGGCTGAGCTTGGAGGAGTAGGCCCCGGCCAGGGAACCCTGCGTGGTGTCGGGCCCGGTCGCCGAGAAATGCTGAGGGTTCTCACCGCTCCCGAGCTTGTTCATGCTCTGGACGATGTCGTCCTCGTTCGAGTCCTTGATGCCGAGGTTCCCATGGATCGACCCGACGAAGCCTTCCATGATCCTGCGCTGGACCCGGAGGTCGTCGTTCATACCTCGCTGGACCCGGTCGAAGGCCCCCTTGGCGATACCCTGCCAAGCACCTTCGAGGTTGTCGATGAGCTGGTTCAGCCGCGTGACTCGCCCGGTGATGGCCCCCATCATTTCCTCGAGCTCATTCGCCAGCGACTTGAGAGTCTTGTCATCTACATTCTGCTTGTCACCCATTGCGCCTCCCTACGGATCGTTGCGCCTTCGGCGCATCGGTTGAACGGTGATGTGGTGGTTGGTCATAGTCGGTCATCCGCGGCTAGCCCGCCGGATCGCGAGAGCAGCTCCCCCGCCGATGACAAGCACCGCTGCGCCGGCCCCAACAGCCCACCAGAGCTGCGCGTTGCCACTGTCTTCGCGCTCTGAGTCTGCCACCTCGACCTTGTCGGGGGCAGCCCCTTTGTCCGAGTCTTCCTTGCCGGAGCCCTTGGCGTCCGAGTTCTGGCCGGAGTCCTTCGGCTTTGTGTGCAGCGTCCGCTCCCAGGTGAGCGGGCTGATATCTGGGTCGCCGGGATCGCCTTTGCCTTCAAGGAGGTTCATGCGAGGGCGCACCTCTCCAAAGCCCAGGTACTTGCTGGGTTCATCGCCTTTCAGGCCAGCGGTTTTGATCATGACCCGGAGTACCTGATTCGACGTCCAGTCCGGATGGTGGGACCAGATCAGGGCTGCGGAGGCCGAGACAATCGCGGTGGCAGAACTGGTACCCCCTCCGGGGCAGTAGCTCTGCTTCTTGCCGTCACACCATGCGGGAAGTCCTTCACTTGCCCCGGCTAGAATCGTGTGCCCACCGTAGTTGGAATAGTCGGCAACCTTACCCGCCTTGTTGGTCGCCGCCACGGCTGCTACGTCTCGATACTCCGCAGGCCAGTTCTCTTCATTGCCTTTCTGGGCGTCATTCCCGGTACTCGCGAACAGAAGCTTGCCCTTCTTAGCCGCATACTCCACCGCTTCCTGAATGGAAGGATGAGGAGCTCTCCCCCCAAGAGACATATTGATGATGCGGGCGTCGCTGTCGGCCGCCGCCCTGATGGCTTCCCCGAGGTGCTCTTTCTTTTTGTCAGCACCCTTCATGCCATTAAGGTTGGTGCGGATCGGAATGATCTTCGCGCCCGGGGCAAGCCCTTTCAGGGTTCCGCCCTTCCCGGAGCCTGCGATGAGTTCGGCCATCGTCGTGCCGTGGCCCACGTCATCCCGAGTTTCGTCACCGGGAGCACCGGAGACATCTCTGCCTGGAAGTACTCGGCCTTGGAGGGACTCCGTGGTCGGATCGACGCCGGTGTCGATGACGGCCACCTTGATCCCTTCACCGGTACTGACCTTCCATATCTTCTCGGCCTGCATCGCCTTGAGATGCCACTCCTGGGCCTGGACGTCCTCCGCGCCCGCATTCGTGGCGAGTCCGACGAAACAGGCCGTCCACGCCCCGACTGCGGCGACTCCGGCAAGGATGCGGCGCCTATTTCGATACTCTCGTGTTCCTGCTGCCATGAACGCTCTCACCGGGTCACTCGATTACCGGCGGCACGCTGCCACGCCGCTCGGTCGGCCTCTGCGGTTCCTCTCCCGTCGACGTGTCCGAGCGCCGCTTCTCCCGACGCCGCTCATTCTTCGACGACGGCTGCCCTGCTCCCATCACCAGACCAGCGCCTCCGGGCATGGCAACCCGCGCGTCCAGCGGCTGTCCGGAATCGTCGTCGCGGGGTTCCCCGACGACGCCCTCACGACCGGTCGCCTTCTTGCTGCCGGGCCCACTTCGCCCGCCGGTCGCGCCGGAGGCTCCGCCCGAGCCCACAGCGTTGACGGGCGGGGTCACCCCCATGGGCCGCCGCGCGGCCGGAGCCCCCTGCCCGTCGATGACTGTTCCACGCTGCCTCGACGAGCTTGCGGGAGTCCCACCGGTACCGGAGCGGCTCGGTGTACCGCCCACAACGCCGCCGCGCTGCGATGCGCGAGCGGAGCCGGAGTCCGTTCCACGGCCTCCTGCGTTCGGGCCCGCCGTGCCCGGCGGCACACCCATCGGTCCGGGACGTCCGAGCCCCCGGGGTCCCGTTCGGCCAGCGTCCCGATTTGTGGGTGCTGAAGTGCCCGGACTCACAGGCCCTGGCCGCATCGGAGCCTGGCGTCCGGGAGCAGTGGGGCTCGTCTGCCCGGACCGTCCGGCGTTGGTCGGCGGCGGCACGTAGGGGCGTTGCGGTCCCGAGGTGCCGGGGCCCACTCGGCCAGGAGACTGAGGTGTCACCCGGCCGGTCGGCGGAACCATCCGCCCCACACGCGGCGGGCTACCTGGCGGAACGACAGGGCCGGGGCTCGGAGGCCCACTGGGCGGGACATTGGGCTGGCCGGTAGTCGGAGGCAGGTGGGGCGGAGTGCCAGGCTCCATCGGCTTCGCGATGGGCGCGGGAGGGGCGCTGTCGATGTCCGTCGCGACAGACATCCCAGGGTGGGCGGGCTCTTCGGGACGGTAGTGGGGAGTAAAAGGGGCGATCCTGCTGATTCCCTCGTCGCCGTGAGGCACAAATGCCGCCGCCGCGTGATCCGACGTGCCCGGAGAGCTTCCGGCATGATAAGGGGCCGCTGCTACTGCCCCTGGCCCGCCTCCCCCACCAGGACCGCCCGTGTGGTCTGGGTCAAAGCCCGGAGGCGTCGGCACTCCCACCTTAGGCATCGCGAATGTCGGCTTGCTCTTTTCCGCAGCCTTGATGCTCGTGAGCGCCACCGTGTAGTAGGAACTCAGCTTGTTCGCCAACTGGATGGCCTCTTGGCGGTTCTTCTCCCGCTCGCGCAGCTCAGGCGTGGACTTGCCGGTGATCTTGGGAGGGACGTAGGGCCCGAAGATCTTGTCCTCCTTCGGGTCCCGGTCCGGCATGGACGACTGGACCATGGACAGTCCGAAGCCGGCCGCCTTGAGCTGCGTACCGGCAGCACCCGCGTACTCGCTGAGCTTGAGGGTGTCCCGGTGAAGCCTCGTGGCCCACGGAGAGAATTGATCCTTCGCCTCCCCCTTCCACCCGGAATCCACTCCGTCGAAGTAGGTCTTCAGCTCCTCCGCGGCCTTCCTGATGGCGCGGGCAGCGTCCCAGAGAGCGTCGCCGACATTCTCCAGCTCCTCGGGGGCGGCGTCCTGGACGAGGTCCACGATCTGGTTGAGGCGGTAGGGCTCGAAGTCCGTGCCTCCACCCGATCCGACAGCCGGTGGAGCCAAGGGGCCGGCGCCAGGAGCACGGAAGAGCTCAGGCTTCTGCGTGGTCGGCGGCTTCCGCATGGTCGGCGGGTTGAGGAAAGGGCTGAATTCCGCCGGGAGTACCGGGTCCTCCGGCATCTCATCGGCCGTGTACCCCTTCCCTGTGAAAGGGTCGACCGATTCGTTGTTCCCCTTGCCGCCCATGCATCCTCCTGTTCCCGGGCGTAAGCCTGCCGATCACCGTTCGGCGTCGTCGGCGTCTCCTTCGAACTTCTTGTCCGCAGGCGCCTCGCCGCCCTTGTCCCGCCCTTCTTCGCCCCGGTCCCCCTCACCGTCCGGATGCTTCAGCTTCTTCTCCGCGGCCTGCGCCCGGGCCTGGATCTGCCAGAAGCGATGCTTCTCCTCCTCGTCCAGGGCGTCGAAGCCTTGGTCACAGCCCTTGATGGCGATACCCGTCGCGTCGATCTGCTCCCGGAGAGTGGAGGAGAGGAGCGTGAGGGTTTCGTGTACCTCGCCGCACTTGGCGAAGAGGTCGTTGGCTTCGACGTAGTGGATGCTCTCTCCGCTGAGCGATTCCCGGGTGACGCGCATGCTGGAGACTTTGTGCTTCGCGGCGGGTGAGGTGTCCAACTCCGCGATGACGCCATCGATCCGCTTCTTCAGCTTCTTCAGCGCTTCAGCGCGTCGTTCCAGCTCCTGGCCCCCCTGTGAGGGAGACGGCGCCTTCACCGGCGGCGGCCTCTCCTTGCCGTCCGGACCCAACTCCCCCATGGCTCCCCCCTTCTGCCAGGTCCTCTGCACGTTCTCGGCGGTTCGGCTCGGCGCCCCGCGGAGAACAGCGTTCACATCACTGTAGTAGGCGAGTCCAGCACATTCCAACTGCAAACAGGATGCCAGCAGTTGGTGTAGCAGGACCGTGACGTGTGGCACGCGAGCGGCACACTGCTCACATTCTCTCAGCCACCTCCGACAGTGACGGGTCGACCGGTCGCCCGGCGCATGCGGGCCGGCGGTCAGCGGCCCGCCGAGGCGCCCTTGCGGCGCCGGTCGCGGAGTACGACCGAAGTGCCCGCGACCACCGCGACGAGGGTGCCGCCGCCGACAAGGACGTAGGTTCCCAGCCTCTCGTTCCGTTCCTGCTCGGTTTCGCCGAGCTGGAGCTTGGCGGGTGTCGGCTTCTTGCCGGTTTCGACGCCCTCTTCGGCTTGGGGGCGCTCAAGGCGCTTGCTGTCCTCGGTCAGGGCGGCCACCGGGTCGACGACGCCCCAGCCGACGAGGCGGTCGTGGCCCGGGATGGAGCGCTCCGCGGTCTGCTCGATCTGCGCGACGATGTTCTGCTGGGACCACTTGTCGGCGCCCTTGTCGTGCTTCGCGCGCAGCAGTGCGGCGACGCCGGCCACGTAGGGCGCGGAGAAGCTGGTGCCGTTGTCGACGCAGTGGCCGCCCTTGGGGACGGTCGAGACCATGTCGACGCCGGGGGCCGCCACGTCCACGAAGTCGCCGGCCTGCGAGAAGGGTGCGCGCTCGTTGTTGCGGTCCGAGGAGGCGACGGCGAGGACGCCGGGATAGGAGGCCGGGTAGGTCGCCTTGTTCTTGCCGCCCAGTCCGTCGTTGCCCGCGGAGGCCACGACGACGATGTCCGCGCGGACGGCGCGCTGCACGGCGCGCTCGAGCGAGGAGTCCGGCTTCAGGGCCTCGGCGGTGTCCTGGGAGATGTTGATGACGTCGGCACCGGCCTTCACCGCGTAGTCGATCGAGTCGGCGAGGGAGAGCGCGGTGCCGCTGCCGTTGGCGTCGTTCTGTTTGATCGGGATGATCGTCGCCTTGGGCGCGAGGCCGACGAAGCCGGTGTCGTCGTCCGGGCGCGCGGCGATGATTCCCGCGACCTTGGTGCCGTGGCCGACCTCGTCCGAGGTGCCGTCGGCCTTGCCGCGCGGGGTGGCGCGTCCGGTTTCCTTGTCCTTCTTCGGCTTCTTGGGGAGCAGGTTCTTCCCCGCATCGGCGTCGACAGCATCTGTGAGCTGCTTGTTCTCGATGTCGACGCCCGTGTCGATGACCGCGACCCGGACGCCCGCGCCCTTGTCGGTGTCCCGCCACAGCTCGTTGAGGAGGACCCGCTGCAGCGACCAGGGACGGCCCTTGAACGGCTTCGCGGGGAAGGTGCACTGAGTGCTGACGTCCGCCGCGGCGGGAGGCGCGGCGGTGACCACCAGTGTGGAGGCCGTGACCGCCGTGGCAGCCGCTGTCGCCGCCGCTCGGCGCAGGGCACGCCGGGTGCGCTGCCGCAGCAGTGGCGGGCGGACACCGCGCCGGGCGTCCGGGGCCGGGGGTGTCGTCTCGCTGCTGTGCATCGTCCTCGTCACCCCGCTCAGGAGCCCTGCGGCTGTTGTGCGTCACCTGTGGACAGGCGCGGGCCCATGGGCAGGAAGGCGGCCCATTCGGCGGGCACGGGCGCGGGCTTGACCTTCTCGTATCCGAGCCTGCGCTGCGCGTTCTGGCTCTCTGCCTGCTGCTTCTTCTGCTTGGACTTCCTGCTGTCCTCACCGATGCCCG
It encodes the following:
- a CDS encoding S8 family serine peptidase; the encoded protein is MAAGTREYRNRRRILAGVAAVGAWTACFVGLATNAGAEDVQAQEWHLKAMQAEKIWKVSTGEGIKVAVIDTGVDPTTESLQGRVLPGRDVSGAPGDETRDDVGHGTTMAELIAGSGKGGTLKGLAPGAKIIPIRTNLNGMKGADKKKEHLGEAIRAAADSDARIINMSLGGRAPHPSIQEAVEYAAKKGKLLFASTGNDAQKGNEENWPAEYRDVAAVAATNKAGKVADYSNYGGHTILAGASEGLPAWCDGKKQSYCPGGGTSSATAIVSASAALIWSHHPDWTSNQVLRVMIKTAGLKGDEPSKYLGFGEVRPRMNLLEGKGDPGDPDISPLTWERTLHTKPKDSGQNSDAKGSGKEDSDKGAAPDKVEVADSEREDSGNAQLWWAVGAGAAVLVIGGGAALAIRRASRG
- a CDS encoding WXG100 family type VII secretion target, whose translation is MGDKQNVDDKTLKSLANELEEMMGAITGRVTRLNQLIDNLEGAWQGIAKGAFDRVQRGMNDDLRVQRRIMEGFVGSIHGNLGIKDSNEDDIVQSMNKLGSGENPQHFSATGPDTTQGSLAGAYSSKLSQM
- the mycP gene encoding type VII secretion-associated serine protease mycosin, whose product is MHSSETTPPAPDARRGVRPPLLRQRTRRALRRAAATAAATAVTASTLVVTAAPPAAADVSTQCTFPAKPFKGRPWSLQRVLLNELWRDTDKGAGVRVAVIDTGVDIENKQLTDAVDADAGKNLLPKKPKKDKETGRATPRGKADGTSDEVGHGTKVAGIIAARPDDDTGFVGLAPKATIIPIKQNDANGSGTALSLADSIDYAVKAGADVINISQDTAEALKPDSSLERAVQRAVRADIVVVASAGNDGLGGKNKATYPASYPGVLAVASSDRNNERAPFSQAGDFVDVAAPGVDMVSTVPKGGHCVDNGTSFSAPYVAGVAALLRAKHDKGADKWSQQNIVAQIEQTAERSIPGHDRLVGWGVVDPVAALTEDSKRLERPQAEEGVETGKKPTPAKLQLGETEQERNERLGTYVLVGGGTLVAVVAGTSVVLRDRRRKGASAGR
- a CDS encoding DUF397 domain-containing protein, with the protein product MGTQQEKDELYAMDISDAVWESAPGSPEEERVEIAHLAGGAVAMRNSKEPDVVLRYTAAEWEAFVLGARDGEFDLEPGGREGGGTTGA
- a CDS encoding WXG100 family type VII secretion target, whose amino-acid sequence is MGYNNGDHLKVTYSSLDAAAEAIMKEAKQLRADMERVQQKVRSVSEIWEGEGQRAYQQAQHGWDQKADDIQNRLLAIAAEVRQASGTYLAGDKRAAAMFDQFNSRG